The genomic region AGTAGAAAGGCATAGATGTTTCTGGCCAGATGACAAGGTCTACCGGATTATCAAGCACTTTGCGGCTTAATGTCATGTAGCGCTCTACAGTGCCACGCTGGTAGCGTTTATCCCATTTGGCTCCTTGATCTATGTTCCCTTGTACCATGGCTATTTTGATATTTGCACCGGCATCCGCAGGTTGAATCCATGAATGGTAACTTGCGGTGAAGAGAAGAGCGAACGAAACGAGCGCAGCAACGGAATGTTTAACCGAACTCGCAAGCATAGCTGCTGTTATATAACATGCAAGCCCTGCGAGTAGTGCAGAGAAACCTTCTGCACCCAGCACGCTGGCAGGTTGTACAAATGCAGGCCAATGGGAAAAAGCCGCAGCAAGCGAAGCCCACGGAAAGCCGCTGAGGATGATTCCGCGTGCAAGCTCCAGTGCTCCCCACAGGAAGAATGTGGCAATGCCTACGTATAGCGGCGATGATTTTTGGAGAAATTTATTGCAGAACCACGAATAGATGCCACCATAGGTTCCCATAACAAAAGAAACACCAATAGGACCGGTGATGGCAATATACCACGGCATAGCGGTTTGTTCCGCAAAAGGAACTGCAATCCAGTATAAACAGCTTGTAAAGGCAGCTGTGCCAGTGAGCAGACCTCTGCGAAAAGCCATACCGCTGGACTCTGCCTGAAGTCCAATAAGGTACAGGCAGGCTGGGTAAAGCAAGGCAAGAGGGGGGATTTGGTAAATGGTATTGGCTGAACCAATCCATAATCCAACAATACCCGTGACAAATAATAGAGCAAATTGAAACATTGCTGCACCCTGACGTTTTTTTCAGCTCCGGTCAAGATGCTCATATTGTAGAGTGGTTCGTGTACAATATGAACAACTGCCGTGGTTAAAAGAAAACACCCTGCGATGCAGGGTGTGTACTATCTTTGTTATTTGACTTAATTGCTTTCGGCAGTTTTTTTGGATTTAGCTGCGCGGATAAGTCGTATCTGTTTGGCATCTGCATCTTCTATCGTGAAGCTGAAGCCGCAGAGGTCAAATGTTTCGCCAGATTGCGGAACATGTCCGGCAAGTTCGCTTAAATATCCGCCAAGCGTTTCCACTTGTTCAGATTCTAGCGTAATAGCCAGTTCTTCACTTACATCATCAAGACTGGCTCTACCAGTAATGATGTAACTGTTATCTTCGGTTATACGAATATCTTCCAGTTTGGGAGTATCGTATTCATCTTCAATTTCGCCGACAATCTCTTCGAGAATATCTTCGATAGTGATAAGACCAGATGTGCCGCCGTATTCATCAACAGCAATGGCAAGGTGCTGTTTCCTTGTGCGGAATTCTTGCAAGAGATCTGTTACGATTTTAGTTTCCGGAACAAAGAACGGCTTGCGCATAAAGCTGACAAGCGGAGTATCACGCAGTGTCGGGTCGTAGAGGTGAATAAGCAGGTCTTTTGCATAGATAACACCTACGATATTGTCCCTGTTTTCTTCGTACAGTGGAATGCGAGAATGTCCAGATTCAACAATGAGTTCAACAAGGTCGCCGATGGATGTGGTTGTCTCGGTGCAGACAATGTCTGTACGAGGAACCATAATCTCATGAACCTGAGTTTCATCAAGTGAGAGTACATTGAGGAGCATAGAGCCTTCTTCGGCTTCAAGCTCACCTTCCTCACGGGCATCGATAATGGCTTTTTCAACGTCTTCTTCAGTGGTTTTGCTGAAGAGATTTCCGAGCACGTTCCACAATCGACTCTCAGAACCTCCGTCCAAGATGGGTCTCCTTTGTAAAGTTACTATAAAGTAGGGCACGATACATATAGTTATACTGTACCGATGAGTCTCGCGTTGTGCAAGCATTGGAT from Halodesulfovibrio sp. harbors:
- a CDS encoding hemolysin family protein, which encodes MDGGSESRLWNVLGNLFSKTTEEDVEKAIIDAREEGELEAEEGSMLLNVLSLDETQVHEIMVPRTDIVCTETTTSIGDLVELIVESGHSRIPLYEENRDNIVGVIYAKDLLIHLYDPTLRDTPLVSFMRKPFFVPETKIVTDLLQEFRTRKQHLAIAVDEYGGTSGLITIEDILEEIVGEIEDEYDTPKLEDIRITEDNSYIITGRASLDDVSEELAITLESEQVETLGGYLSELAGHVPQSGETFDLCGFSFTIEDADAKQIRLIRAAKSKKTAESN
- the lnt gene encoding apolipoprotein N-acyltransferase, translated to MFQFALLFVTGIVGLWIGSANTIYQIPPLALLYPACLYLIGLQAESSGMAFRRGLLTGTAAFTSCLYWIAVPFAEQTAMPWYIAITGPIGVSFVMGTYGGIYSWFCNKFLQKSSPLYVGIATFFLWGALELARGIILSGFPWASLAAAFSHWPAFVQPASVLGAEGFSALLAGLACYITAAMLASSVKHSVAALVSFALLFTASYHSWIQPADAGANIKIAMVQGNIDQGAKWDKRYQRGTVERYMTLSRKVLDNPVDLVIWPETSMPFYLQNSKEFLPLIRRLAIASKAPYLIGTPGFAPGTEGRKFDIFNRAYLVDSEGLMLSWYDKMYLVPFGEYVPFYVPFADELLSGTGVFQPGTVYDPITVGNLAMGVLICYEATFTELVQDRVERGANLLVNISNDAWFGKTAAPKQHLDMTVLRAVEQGRYFARATNTGITAIIDPKGNITTKGKSFRADVIFGSVGTRTDFTLYHQFFSLIRALLIAGAIATLVYSFYITKKKEI